The Fusobacterium pseudoperiodonticum DNA window CCATGCTGGAATAGCAACTCAAAATAAAGTTGAAAGAAAATTAGCAGAAGAAGGATTGAAAAAAGAAGATATAGGTAGAGAAAAATTCCTTGAAATGACTTGGGAATGGAAAGACAAATATGGAGGTATCATAACTCAACAATTAAGAAAGTTAGGAGCTTCACTTGACTGGGATAGAGAAAGATTTACTATGGACGAAGGACTTTCTTATGCAGTTAAAAAAATCTTTAATGACCTATACCATGATGGTTTAATTTATCAAGGTGAATATATGGTAAACTGGTGTCCTTCTTGTGGTACTGCACTTGCAGATGATGAAGTTGATCACGAAGAAAAAGATGGACATCTATGGCAAATAAAATATCCTGTAAAAGATTCTGATGAATATATAATAATCGCTACTTCAAGACCTGAAACTATGCTTGCTGACGTGGCAGTGGCAGTTCACCCTGAAGACGAAAGATACAAGCATTTAATAGGAAAAACTTTAATTTTACCATTAGTTAATAGAGAAATTCCTGTTATTGCAGATGAATATGTTGATAAAGAATTTGGAACAGGAGCTTTAAAAATTACTCCTGCACACGACCCTAATGACTATAATTTAGGAAAGAAATATAATCTTCCTGTAATAAATATGTTAACTCCTGATGGAAAAATAGTTGAAGATTATCCAAAATATGCAGGACTAGACAGATTTGAAGCTAGAAAAAAAATAGTTGAAGACTTAAAAGAACAAGGTTTCTTTATAAAGACTGAACATTTACACCATGCAGTAGGACAATGTTACAGATGTCAAACTGTTATTGAACCAAGAGTATCTCCTCAATGGTTTGTTAAAATGAAACCTCTTGCTGAAAAAGCACTTGAAGTTGTAAGAAATGGTGAAATAAAAATTCTTCCTAAGAGAATGGAAAAAATTTATTATAACTGGTTAGAAAATATAAGAGATTGGTGTATATCAAGACAAATTTGGTGGGGACATAGAATACCTGCTTGGTATGGACCTGATAGACATGTTTTTGTTGCTATGGATGAAGCAGAAGCAAAGGAACAAGCTAAGAAACATTATGGGCATGATGTTGAATTATCTCAAGAAGAAGATGTTTTAGATACTTGGTTCTCATCTGCACTTTGGCCATTCTCAACAATGGGTTGGCCTGAAAAAACTAAGGAATTAGATTTATTCTATCCTACAAATACATTAGTAACAGGAGCAGACATCATATTCTTCTGGGTTGCAAGAATGATAATGTTTGGTATGTATGAACTTAAAAAGATACCATTTAAAAATGTGTTCTTCCATGGAATAGTAAGAGATGAAATTGGTAGAAAGATGTCAAAATCTCTTGGAAACTCTCCTGATCCTCTTGACTTAATAAAAGAGTTTGGAGTAGATGCTATAAGATTTTCTATGATATATAACACTTCTCAAGGGCAAGATGTACACTTCTCAACTGACTTACTAGGAATGGGAAGAAACTTTGCAAATAAAATTTGGAATGCTGCAAGGTTTGTTATTATGAACTTAGAAGGTTTTGATGTAAAATCTGTAGATAAGACAAAATTAGATTATGAACTTGTTGATAAATGGATAATTTCAAGATTAAATGAAACTGCAAAAGAAGTAGAGGATTGTTTAGAAAAATTTGAACTTGATAATGCTGCTAAAGCAGTTTATGAATTCTTAAGAGGAGATTTCTGTGATTGGTATGTTGAAATTGCAAAAATCAGACTTTATAATGATGACGAAGATAAGAAAATTTCTAAATTAACAGCACAATATATGCTTTGGACTATCTTAGAACAAGGATTGAGATTACTTCATCCATTTATGCCATTCATCACAGAAGAAATTTGGCAAAAAATTAAAGTAGATGGTGAAACTATCATGCTACAACAATATCCTGTAGCTGATAATAATCTAATAGATGTTAAAATTGAAAAATCTTTTGAATATATAAAAGAAGTTGTTTCTTCACTTAGAAATATAAGAGCAGAAAAAGGAATTTCTCCTGCAAAACCTGCAAAAGTAGTTGTATCAACTTCTAATTCAGAAGAATTAGAAACTCTTGAAAAGAATGAATTATTCATCAAGAAATTAGCTAATTTAGAAGAATTAACTTGTGGAGCAAACTTAGAAGCTCCTGCACAAAGTTCTTTAAGAGTAGCTGGAAACTCATCAGTATATATGATATTAACAGGACTTTTAAATAATGAAGCAGAAATTAAGAAGATTAATGAACAACTTGCTAAGTTAGAAAAGGAATTAGAACCTGTAAATAGAAAATTATCAGATGAAAAGTTCACTTCAAAAGCTCCTCAACATATAATTGATAGAGAACTAAGAATACAAAAAGAATATCTTGATAAGATAGAAAAGTTAAAAGAAAGTTTAAAAAGTTTTGAATAAAAGATAAAATTAAGATAGCATTAATAGTATTATACTATTGGTGCTATTTTTTATTTTACAAATTATTACAACTATGGTATACTTAAATTAGTTCTAAATAGAACTATTTAAAAACAAATAAAAGGAATGATATATATGCAAAGATTAGGTGGCTTTCTAATAACAAAATTAAAACAATTACAGAGTAGAGCACTAGCACAATGTATAAGCAAAAAAGGTATAGATACTTTTAGTGGAGAACAAGGAAAGATTTTATTTGTACTTTGGCAAAAAGATAAAATCACACAAAAAGAGTTAGCTAGTGAAACAGGTTTAGCTAAGAATACAATTACAGTTATGCTTGAAAAAATGGAAAAAAATAATTTAATTAAAAGAATAACTGATGAAAACGATAAAAGAAAATCATTGGTAATTTTAACAGACTATGCAAATTCTTTAAAAAAATCTTTTGATGAAATTTCAGATGAGATGTTACAAAAGTTTTATAAAAATTTTAGTGAAGAAGAAATAGATAAGTTTGAAGAATATTTACATAGAATTATTAGGAATTTAGAAGAAAATGAAGAAGGTGAAGAATTATGATAAGTCAGTTAACGAAATTATTGACAGAAAATTTTAAATTTTTTCTTAATCTAACAGTGGAACATATTTTAATTTCATTGTTAGCTATAAGTATTGCAAGTGTACTAGGTATTATTCTAGGAATAATAATAAGTGAATATAGAAAATTTTCAGGTTTAATATTGGGAACTGTCAATATACTTTATACTATACCCTCAATAGCATTATTGGGATTTTTTATTACTATCACAGGAGTTGGGAATACAACAGCTCTTATTGCTTTAATAATATATGCACTTTTACCGATAATAAGAAGCACATACACAGGAATTGTAAATATAAATCCTTTGATTATTGAAGCATCAGAGGGGATGGGAAGCACAAAATTACAACAACTATTCAAAGTTAAATTACCATTAGCATTGCCTGTTTTGATGTCTGGTATTAGAAATATGGTTACAATGACAATAGCACTTGCAGGTATAGCTTCATTTGTTGGAGCAGGAGGCTTAGGGGTTGCAATTTATAGAGGTATAACAACTAATAATTCAGCTATGACTTTTTTAGGAAGTTTACTAATAGCAATCTTAGCCTTAATTTTTGATTTTATATTAGGAATTATTGAGAAAAGATTAACTAATCATAAAAGAACAAAGTATAAAGTGAATTTTAAACTTATAATTTTAGGACTTTTCATAATTATATTTGGAGCATATTTTTCTTTAAGTTCAAAGAAAGACAAAAGCATAAATATTGCAACTAAACCTATGACAGAAAGTTATATCTTAGGACAAATGCTAACTGAACTTATTGAACAAGATACAGATTTAAAAGTTAATATCACAAATGGAGTTGGCGGAGGAACTTCTAATATTCATCCTGCAATAGTAAAAGGAGAATTTGATTTATATCCAGAATATACAGGTACTTCTTGGGAAGCTGTATTAAAA harbors:
- a CDS encoding valine--tRNA ligase: MNELDKNYSPNEIEEKWYKTWEESKYFAASLSSEKENYSIVIPPPNVTGILHMGHVLNNSIQDTLIRYNRMRGKNTLWMPGCDHAGIATQNKVERKLAEEGLKKEDIGREKFLEMTWEWKDKYGGIITQQLRKLGASLDWDRERFTMDEGLSYAVKKIFNDLYHDGLIYQGEYMVNWCPSCGTALADDEVDHEEKDGHLWQIKYPVKDSDEYIIIATSRPETMLADVAVAVHPEDERYKHLIGKTLILPLVNREIPVIADEYVDKEFGTGALKITPAHDPNDYNLGKKYNLPVINMLTPDGKIVEDYPKYAGLDRFEARKKIVEDLKEQGFFIKTEHLHHAVGQCYRCQTVIEPRVSPQWFVKMKPLAEKALEVVRNGEIKILPKRMEKIYYNWLENIRDWCISRQIWWGHRIPAWYGPDRHVFVAMDEAEAKEQAKKHYGHDVELSQEEDVLDTWFSSALWPFSTMGWPEKTKELDLFYPTNTLVTGADIIFFWVARMIMFGMYELKKIPFKNVFFHGIVRDEIGRKMSKSLGNSPDPLDLIKEFGVDAIRFSMIYNTSQGQDVHFSTDLLGMGRNFANKIWNAARFVIMNLEGFDVKSVDKTKLDYELVDKWIISRLNETAKEVEDCLEKFELDNAAKAVYEFLRGDFCDWYVEIAKIRLYNDDEDKKISKLTAQYMLWTILEQGLRLLHPFMPFITEEIWQKIKVDGETIMLQQYPVADNNLIDVKIEKSFEYIKEVVSSLRNIRAEKGISPAKPAKVVVSTSNSEELETLEKNELFIKKLANLEELTCGANLEAPAQSSLRVAGNSSVYMILTGLLNNEAEIKKINEQLAKLEKELEPVNRKLSDEKFTSKAPQHIIDRELRIQKEYLDKIEKLKESLKSFE
- a CDS encoding ABC transporter permease/substrate-binding protein, whose translation is MISQLTKLLTENFKFFLNLTVEHILISLLAISIASVLGIILGIIISEYRKFSGLILGTVNILYTIPSIALLGFFITITGVGNTTALIALIIYALLPIIRSTYTGIVNINPLIIEASEGMGSTKLQQLFKVKLPLALPVLMSGIRNMVTMTIALAGIASFVGAGGLGVAIYRGITTNNSAMTFLGSLLIAILALIFDFILGIIEKRLTNHKRTKYKVNFKLIILGLFIIIFGAYFSLSSKKDKSINIATKPMTESYILGQMLTELIEQDTDLKVNITNGVGGGTSNIHPAIVKGEFDLYPEYTGTSWEAVLKKEASYDESKFDELQKEYKEKYNLEYVNLYGFNNTYGLAVNKDIAEKYNLKTYSDLAKVSNNLIFGAEYDFFEREDGYKELQKVYNMDFKKKIDMDIGLKYQAMKDKKIDVMVIFTTDGQLAISDVVVLEDDKKMYPSYRAGTVVRSEILSEYPELKVVLEKLNNILDDKTMANLNYQVESEGKKPEDVAREYLQEKGLLEVKQ